In a genomic window of Suricata suricatta isolate VVHF042 chromosome 12, meerkat_22Aug2017_6uvM2_HiC, whole genome shotgun sequence:
- the LOC115275214 gene encoding complement factor D-like isoform X2, translating into MTPSRRPAGPALAPALLAVLLGGAALASDIVGGRPARPHAWPFMVSLQLRGGHFCGGTLVAPNFVMSAAHCVDGMADGKVQVLLGAHSLSQPEPSKRLYEVRRAVPHPDSRPDTIDHDLLLLQLSDKAELGPNVQPLAWQRLDRDVAAGTLCDVAGWGVVSHTGRRPDLLQQLQLRVLDRATCNQRTYHDGTITQSMMCGESNRRDTCKGDSGGPLVCGGVAEAVVTSGSRVCGNPKRPGIYTRLASYAAWIDRVMAEVAAA; encoded by the exons ATGACTCCGAGCCGCAGACCGGCCGGCCCTGCCCTCGCCCCTGCGCTGCTGGCCGTGCTGCTGGGTG GCGCCGCGCTGGCCTCAGACATCGTGGGCGGCCGCCCGGCCCGGCCGCACGCGTGGCCCTTCATGGTGTCCCTGCAGCTGCGCGGAGGCCACTTCTGCGGCGGCACGCTCGTCGCCCCGAACTTCGTCATGTCAGCGGCCCACTGCGTGGATGGCAT GGCCGACGGGAAGGTGCAGGTGCTCCTGGGAGCACACTCCCTGTCGCAGCCTGAGCCCTCCAAGCGCCTGTACGAGGTACGCCGCGCAGTGCCCCACCCGGACAGCCGGCCGGACACCATCGACCACGACCTCCTCTTGCTGCAG CTGTCGGATAAGGCCGAGCTGGGCCCCAACGTGCAGCCCCTAGCCTGGCAGCGCTTGGACCGCGACGTGGCGGCCGGCACGCTCTGCGACGTGGCCGGCTGGGGCGTGGTCAGCCACACCGGCCGCCGGCCCGACCTCCTGCAGCAACTGCAACTGCGGGTGCTGGACCGCGCCACCTGCAACCAGCGCACGTACCACGACGGCACCATCACCCAGAGCATGATGTGCGGAGAGAGCAACCGCCGGGACACCTGCAAG GGCGACTCCGGGGGCCCGCTGGTGTGCGGGGGCGTGGCCGAGGCCGTGGTCACGTCGGGCTCGCGCGTGTGCGGCAACCCCAAGAGGCCCGGCATCTACACGCGCTTGGCGAGCTACGCGGCCTGGATCGACCGCGTGATGGCCGAGGTCGCGGCCGCCTGA
- the LOC115275214 gene encoding neutrophil elastase-like isoform X1, with translation MTPSRRPAGPALAPALLAVLLGGAALASDIVGGRPARPHAWPFMVSLQLRGGHFCGGTLVAPNFVMSAAHCVDGINFRSMVAVLGAHDLRQREPTRQTFAIRRVFENGFDPQRLLNDIVILQLNGSATINTNVQVARLPAQNQGVGSGVPCLAMGWGQLGTTRPPPSVLQELNVTVVTTLCRRTNVCTLVPRRQAGICFGDSGGPLVCNGLVQGIDSFIRGSCGSGFYPDAFAPVAQFADWINSIIRRQDNRPSVHPRDPVSRTL, from the exons ATGACTCCGAGCCGCAGACCGGCCGGCCCTGCCCTCGCCCCTGCGCTGCTGGCCGTGCTGCTGGGTG GCGCCGCGCTGGCCTCAGACATCGTGGGCGGCCGCCCGGCCCGGCCGCACGCGTGGCCCTTCATGGTGTCCCTGCAGCTGCGCGGAGGCCACTTCTGCGGCGGCACGCTCGTCGCCCCGAACTTCGTCATGTCAGCGGCCCACTGCGTGGATGGCAT AAACTTCCGGTCGATGGTGGCGGTGCTGGGGGCACACGACCTGCGGCAGCGAGAGCCCACCAGGCAGACGTTCGCCATCCGTCGGGTCTTTGAAAACGGCTTCGACCCCCAGAGGCTGCTGAATGACATCGTGATTCTCCAG CTCAATGGGTCAGCCACCATCAACACCAATGTGCAAGTGGCCAGGCTGCCTGCCCAGAATCAAGGCGTGGGCAGTGGGGTGCCATGCCTGGCCATGGGCTGGGGCCAGCTGGGCACGACCCGGCCACCTCCCAGTGTCCTGCAGGAGCTCAATGTGACCGTGGTGACCACCCTGTGCCGTCGCACCAACGTGTGCACACTGGTGCCACGGCGGCAGGCCGGCATCTGCTTT GGGGACTCTGGCGGGCCCCTGGTCTGCAACGGGCTGGTCCAGGGCATCGACTCCTTCATCCGCGGAAGCTGTGGCTCGGGCTTCTACCCAGACGCCTTCGCTCCGGTGGCGCAGTTCGCCGACTGGATCAACTCCATCATCCGTCGCCAGGACAACCGCCCCTCGGTGCATCCCAGGGACCCCGTGAGCAGGACCCTCTAG
- the MED16 gene encoding mediator of RNA polymerase II transcription subunit 16, which yields MDLAYVCEWGRWPKSTHCPSVPLACAWSCRNLIAFTTDLRNDDQDLTRMIHILDTEHPWDVHSVNSEHSEAITCLEWDQSGSRLLSADADGQIKCWSMADHLANSWESSVGSVVEGDPIVALSWLHNGVKLALHVEKSGASSFGEKFSRVKFSPSLTLFGGKPMEGWIAVTVSGLVTVALLKPSGQVLTSTESLCRLRGRVALADIAFTGGGNIVVATADGSSASPVQFYKVCVSVVSEKCRIDTEILPSLFMRCTTDLTRKDKFPAITHLRFLARDMSEQVLLCASGQTSSIVECWSLRKEGLPVNNVFQQISPVVGDKQPMILKWRILSATNDLDRVSAVALPKLPISLTNTDLKVASDTQFYPGLGLALAFHDGSVHIVHRLSLQSMAVFYSSAAPRSSDEPAIKRPRTTGPAVHFKAMQLSWTSLALVGIDTHGKLSMLRISPSMGHALDMSLALRHLLFLLEYCMVTGYDWWDTLLHVRPGMVQSLVEGLHEEYARQNAALQQVLSTRILAMKASLCKLSPCTVARVCDYHAKLFLVAVSSTLKSLLRPHFLNTPDKSPGDRLTEVCTKITDADIDKVMINLKTEEFVLDMNTLQALQQLLQWVGDFVLYLLASLPNQGAPLRPGHSFLRDGPSLGLLRELLVVIRIWGLLKPGCLPVYTATSDTQDSLSLLFRLLTKLWICCRDEGPASEPDEALVDECCLLPSQLLVPSLDWLPVSDGLASRLQPKQPLRLQFGSAPPLPPGPPDGLARAPGQPKIDHLRRLHLGAYPTEECKACTRCGCVTMLRSPNKTTAVKQWEQRWIKNCLCGGLWRRVPLSYP from the exons ATGGATCTGGCTTACGTCTGCGAGTGGGGGAGATGGCCCAAGAGCACCCACTGCCCATCGGTGCCCCTGGCCTGTGCCTGGTCCTGCCGCAACCTCATTGCCTTCACCACCGACCTCCGAAATGATGACCAGG ACCTCACGCGCATGATCCACATCCTCGATACGGAGCACCCCTGGGATGTGCACTCTGTCAACTCAGAGCACAGCGAGGCCATCACCTGCCTGGAGTGGGACCAGTCAG GCTCCCGGCTCCTGTCGGCTGATGCTGACGGGCAGATCAAGTGCTGGAGCATGGCAGACCACCTGGCCAACAGCTGGGAGAGCTCCGTGGGCAGCGTGGTGGAGGGGGACCCCATCGTGGCCCTGTCGTGGCTGCACAATGGCGTGAAGCTGGCGCTGCACGTGGAGAAG TCAGGCGCCTCCAGCTTTGGGGAGAAGTTCTCCAGAGTCAAGTTCTCGCCGTCGCTCACGCTGTTTGGCGGGAAGCCTATGGAGGGCTGGATCGCGGTGACGGTCAGCGGCCTGGTCACCGTGGCCCTGCTCAAGCCCAGCGGGCAGGTGCTGACGTCGACCGAGAGCCTGTGCCGGCTGCGCGGCCGCGTGGCCCTGGCGGACATCGCCTTCACGGGCGGCGGCAACATCGTGGTGGCCACGGCGGACGGCAGCAGCGCCTCCCCGGTGCAGTTCTATAAGGTGTGCGTGAGCGTGGTCAGCGAGAAGTGCCGCATCGACACCGAGATCCTGCCCTCGCTCTTCATGCGCTGCACCACCGACCTCACCCGCAAGGACAAGTTCCCCGCCATCACCCACCTCAGGTTCCTGGCCCGCGACATGTCCGAGCAG GTGCTCCTGTGCGCGTCCGGCCAGACGAGCAGCATCGTGGAGTGCTGGTCTCTGCGGAAGGAGGGGCTCCCCGTGAACAACGTCTTCCAGCAGATCTCCCCCGTGG TTGGTGACAAACAGCCCATGATCCTCAAGTGGCGGATCCTGTCAGCCACCAACGACCTAGACCGCGTGTCCGCCGTGGCGCTGCCTAAGCTGCCCATCTCGCTGACCAACACTGACCTGAAGGTGGCCAGTGACACTCAGTTCTACCCTGGCCTCG GGCTGGCGCTGGCCTTTCACGATGGCAGCGTCCACATCGTGCACCGGCTGTCACTGCAGAGCATGGCCGTCTTCTACAGCTCTGCGGCCCCGCGCTCCTCGGATGAGCCGGCCATCAAGCGCCCTCGGACCACTGGCCCCGCTGTCCACTTCAAGGCCATGCAGCTCTCCTGGACCTCTCTGGCCCTGGTTGGCATCGACACCCACGGGAAG CTGAGCATGCTTCGCATCTCGCCGTCCATGGGCCACGCGCTGGACATGAGCCTGGCCCTGCGGCACCTGCTGTTCCTGCTGGAGTACTGCATGGTCACCGGCTACGACTGGTGGGACACGCTGCTGCACGTGCGGCCCGGcatggtgcagagcctggtggAGGGGCTGCACGAGGAGTACGCGCGCCAGAACGCCGCCCTGCAGCAG GTCCTGTCCACCCGGATCCTGGCCATGAAGGCCTCGCTGTGCAAGCTGTCGCCCTGCACGGTGGCCCGTGTGTGCGACTACCACGCCAAGCTCTTCCTTGTGGCCGTCAGCTCCACCCTCAAGTCCCTCTTGCGCCCCCACTTCCTCAACACACCCGACAAGAGTCCTGGTGACCGGCTGACCGAGGTCTGCACCAAGATCACGGACGCTG ACATCGACAAGGTCATGATCAACCTCAAGACGGAGGAGTTCGTCCTGGACATGAACACGCTCCAGGCGCTCCAGCAGCTGCTGCAGTGGGTGGGCGACTTCGTGCTCTACTTGCTGGCCAGCCTGCCCAACCAG GGCGCCCCGCTGCGGCCCGGACACAGCTTCCTCCGAGACGGCCCGTCGCTGGGGCTGCTGCGGGAGCTGCTGGTGGTCATCCGCATCTGGGGCCTGCTGAAGCCCGGCTGCCTGCCCGTGTACACGGCCACCTCGGATACCCAGGACAGCCTGTCCCTGCTCTTCCGCCTGCTCACCAAGCTCTGGATCTGCT GCCGCGACGAGGGCCCCGCGAGCGAGCCGGACGAGGCGCTGGTGGACGAGTGCTGCCTGCTGCCCAGCCAGCTGCTCGTGCCCAGCCTGGACTGGCTGCCCGTCAGCGACGGCCTCGCCAGCCGCCTGCAGCCCAAGCAGCCCCTGCGCCTGCAGTTTGGctcggccccgcccctgcctcccGGGCCGCCGGACGGCCTCGCCAG GGCGCCGGGCCAGCCCAAGATCGACCACCTGCGGAGGCTGCACCTGGGAGCCTACCCCACGGAGGAGTGCAAGGCCTGCACCAG GTGTGGCTGTGTCACCATGCTCCGGTCACCCAACAAGACCACGGCTGTCAAACAGTGGGAACAGCGCTGGATCAAGAACTGCCTGTGTGGAGGGCTCTGGCGGCGGGTGCCGCTCAGCTACCCCTGA